A window from Plectropomus leopardus isolate mb chromosome 3, YSFRI_Pleo_2.0, whole genome shotgun sequence encodes these proteins:
- the LOC121938512 gene encoding elongation of very long chain fatty acids protein 4-like, whose translation MASAWQSVLSVHQRIVDNGDKRTDPWLLVYSPVPVALIVLVYLCVVWAGPRLMKHREPVDLKAVLIVYNFAMVGLSAYMFYEFLDTSRLSNYSLLCQPVDYSNSPLALRMARACWWFYFSKVIELSDTVFFILRKKNNQLTVLHIFHHGPLMFNWWAGIKYVPGGQSFFICMVNSFIHLVMYFYYGLAALGPHMQKYLWWKRYLTSLQLVQLMLFLLHSGYNLFAECDFPDAMNMLVFTYCVTLIILFSNFYYQSYLKKKQK comes from the exons ATGGCTTCTGCATGGCAAAGTGTCCTGTCTGTGCACCAGAGGATAGTGGACAATGGAG ACAAGAGGACTGACCCGTGGCTGCTGGTCTACTCCCCCGTCCCGGTGGCGCTCATCGTCCTGGTGTACCTCTGTGTGGTCTGGGCCGGCCCTCGTCTGATGAAACACAGAGAACCCGTTGACCTCAAAGCTGTTCTCATTGTTTACAACTTTGCCATGGTCGGCCTGTCTGCCTACATGTTCTACGAG TTCCTGGACACATCCCGGCTCTCAAACTACAGCCTCCTCTGTCAGCCCGTAGATTACAGCAACAGCCCGCTGGCACTCAGG ATGGCCAGGGCCTGCTGGTGGTTCTACTTCTCCAAAGTCATAGAGCTCAGTGACACG gtctTCTTCATCCTGAGGAAGAAGAACAATCAGCTGACGGTCCTTCACATTTTCCACCACGGTCCCCTGATGTTCAACTGGTGGGCGGGAATCAAGTATGTTCCTGGCGGACAGT CGTTCTTCATCTGCATGGTCAACTCTTTCATCCATCTCGTGATGTATTTTTACTACGGCCTGGCTGCGCTCGGTCCGCACATGCAGAAGTACCTGTGGTGGAAGAGATACCTCACCTCTCTGCAGCTG GTGCAGCTCATGCTGTTTCTCCTGCACTCAGGCTACAACCTTTTTGCGGAGTGCGACTTCCCCGATGCCATGAACATGTTGGTGTTTACCTACTGTGTCaccctcatcatcctcttcaGTAACTTCTATTATCAGAGCTACCTCAAGAAGAAGCAGAAATAA